One part of the Algibacter sp. L1A34 genome encodes these proteins:
- a CDS encoding Ca2+-dependent phosphoinositide-specific phospholipase C, which yields MNCIKTKLIIVFLLLAFISEGQGRKIIDLWPNDVPGQVEKKQPAKLSDNISGGVTRISEVTNPLLTVFKPEKPNKSKAGIIVCPGGGYGILAIDKEGYEIAEWLNSIGYTAFVLQYRVPKNKEGAAQDVQRAIKLVRSKTSEFDLSSQKIGLIGFSAGGHLSALASTNYKNNFYKKQDDIDLFSSRPDFTMLIYPAYLDKGENKTIEPNFEFDKYIPPFFIFGTADDHYGNSGLVMAQAIRNNKTVVEQHMYSEGGHGYGLRKGNKAAEVWPKLAKTWLDNLLIPAKKFNDIQVIGSHNSYKIQIEKSLFDFLSTKDNERMKSLQYGHVSLEEQLSLGLRNLELDVFYDPMGGHFSNPKGLDIMKSKGIETLAFDKEEKLKQPGLKMFHIQDIDFRSHQLLFKDGLRVLKKWSNNNSNHTPVVILINAKDQRVDGTRNPLPFTSEALDSIDSEIRSVFSKEQLITPNDVRSEFATLEKAILIKGWPELGLTKGKFLFVLDEKEDKINKYIKGHPNLDGRVMFVNSKEGSPEAAFRIINNPITDFDYIKELVAKGYMVRTRSDAGTKEARANNYDRFLKAKASGAQVISTDYYVPSTLFESDFKVIFEDETYERIKE from the coding sequence ATGAATTGTATTAAAACAAAACTCATCATTGTTTTCTTGTTATTAGCTTTCATTTCAGAAGGACAAGGAAGAAAGATTATCGATTTATGGCCAAACGATGTTCCTGGACAAGTTGAAAAAAAACAACCTGCTAAATTATCCGATAATATTTCGGGTGGGGTTACTAGAATAAGTGAAGTAACAAATCCGTTACTAACTGTTTTTAAACCCGAAAAGCCCAATAAGTCTAAGGCCGGAATTATTGTTTGTCCAGGTGGTGGCTATGGTATTTTAGCAATCGATAAGGAAGGTTATGAAATAGCTGAATGGCTAAATTCTATTGGATATACAGCATTTGTGTTACAATATCGTGTTCCTAAAAATAAAGAAGGAGCAGCTCAAGATGTGCAACGAGCTATAAAATTAGTAAGAAGTAAGACTTCTGAATTCGACTTGAGTTCGCAAAAAATTGGACTTATAGGCTTTTCGGCTGGGGGTCATTTATCAGCGTTAGCTTCTACCAATTATAAAAATAATTTTTACAAGAAACAGGATGATATAGATCTTTTTTCTAGCCGTCCAGATTTCACCATGTTAATTTATCCAGCTTATCTAGATAAAGGTGAAAACAAAACCATTGAACCTAATTTTGAGTTTGATAAATATATTCCTCCATTTTTTATTTTTGGAACTGCCGATGATCACTACGGAAATAGTGGTTTGGTGATGGCTCAGGCTATTCGTAATAACAAAACTGTTGTAGAGCAACACATGTATAGTGAAGGTGGACATGGGTATGGTTTACGAAAAGGAAATAAAGCCGCTGAAGTTTGGCCAAAATTAGCTAAAACATGGCTTGATAATTTATTAATACCAGCCAAGAAATTTAATGATATACAAGTTATAGGAAGTCATAATTCTTATAAAATTCAAATAGAAAAATCATTGTTCGATTTTTTATCAACTAAAGATAATGAGCGAATGAAAAGTTTACAATATGGTCATGTTTCACTAGAAGAACAGTTAAGTTTAGGTTTACGGAATTTAGAATTAGATGTTTTTTATGATCCAATGGGAGGTCATTTTTCTAATCCAAAAGGTTTAGATATAATGAAATCTAAAGGTATAGAAACTTTGGCATTTGATAAAGAAGAGAAGTTGAAACAGCCTGGTTTAAAAATGTTTCATATTCAAGATATTGATTTTAGAAGCCACCAATTATTGTTTAAAGATGGATTAAGAGTATTAAAAAAATGGTCTAATAATAATTCAAACCACACACCAGTAGTTATTTTAATAAATGCAAAAGATCAAAGAGTGGATGGAACAAGAAATCCGTTGCCATTTACTTCGGAAGCTTTAGATAGTATAGATTCAGAAATTAGGAGTGTGTTTTCAAAAGAACAATTAATTACGCCTAATGATGTTCGTAGTGAATTTGCAACTTTGGAGAAAGCCATTTTAATAAAAGGTTGGCCAGAGTTAGGGTTAACAAAAGGAAAGTTCTTATTTGTTTTAGATGAAAAGGAAGATAAAATAAACAAATACATAAAAGGTCACCCCAATTTAGATGGGAGAGTGATGTTTGTAAATAGTAAAGAAGGTAGCCCAGAAGCTGCCTTTAGGATTATAAACAATCCAATTACCGATTTCGATTATATAAAAGAATTGGTTGCTAAAGGATATATGGTGAGAACCCGTTCAGATGCAGGGACTAAAGAAGCGAGAGCAAATAATTATGATAGGTTTCTAAAAGCAAAAGCATCGGGAGCACAAGTGATTTCTACAGACTATTATGTACCATCGACTTTATTTGAATCGGATTTTAAAGTAATTTTTGAAGATGAAACTTATGAACGTATTAAAGAATAA
- a CDS encoding glycosyl hydrolase 115 family protein, producing the protein MLKNIGLLILCFHMSVLSAQTIGDSKFSIVEGNQVVSVLIDKSDSKVVSIASNIFAEDVFEISGKKPNIISKSSKESNVIIAGTIGKNKIIDQLISSGKIEVSEIKGDWERYSIQLVDNPIKGIKKALIIVGSDRRGTAYGILELSRKMGVSPWEWWADVTPGKKENITISIQNETSKRPSVKYRGVFLNDEDWGLQRWAALNFEPETGDMGPKTYAKVFELLLRLRANTIWPAMHSSTKPFYSFPKNKIVADNYAIVIGTSHAEPMLSNINTEWNHDTMGEYRYDTNSETIKKLFTKRVKETADFDGIYTTGMRGEHDSPMIVGEDDTDAQVKLLERVITDQRAILKKETKKHPNTIPQAFVPYKEVLSYYQSGLKLPEDITLVWTDDNYGYIRQLSNPEEQKRPGGAGVYYHTSYWGRPHDYLWLNSTNPVLMWEEMSKAYQFQSRDIWILNCGDIKPHEYNIELFLDMAWNMDDFEKSSSVKSHMNNWATREFGSHSATEITNVLFENNRLAYIRRPEFMAWSQVEPVTKAGETELTQYHYGDEVSVRIKNYQDIIDTTEKLYENIDGNRKDAFFQLVYYPIIGASKLNQKWLYNFKNKFTAQQGRQSANYFREQSNAAFHRIEKETDYYNTKLQQGKWNHIMTMAPRFLPVFSKPAMSQVDTKEKASLGLALEGYQMEVNDEIINSYANVLPVFNSYTDSKYFIDVFVKGEGEVNWEATPKADWITLSEKKGMLNAYIGETEKRIWVSIDWAKVPKGENKKEAPLGHDFQLIPPSFKVNSAIDFISNGKTTSIGVSVYNPEFESLKDYNGFVEDKGYVSINAENFTRKKDGKEAQWQVFEGIGYTNKVITALPRDTKSITDIEKIKTNSAVLEYDFYTFNFGEVSVNLQAVPTHAPHAGIGVRCAVSIDNAEPVIVDFQTFGRSETWKENVLKNATVKSVKQIVNTAGKHTLKIWMVDAGVMLDQVLIDLGGWKKSYAFPKETVKK; encoded by the coding sequence ATGTTAAAAAATATAGGATTACTTATTTTATGCTTTCATATGTCGGTTTTGTCGGCTCAAACTATTGGGGATTCTAAATTTTCAATTGTTGAAGGTAATCAGGTGGTTTCCGTATTAATCGATAAAAGTGATTCTAAAGTAGTAAGTATAGCTTCTAATATATTTGCTGAAGATGTTTTTGAAATTTCAGGGAAAAAACCAAATATTATTTCAAAATCATCAAAAGAATCGAATGTTATTATCGCTGGGACTATTGGTAAAAACAAGATTATTGATCAATTAATTTCAAGCGGAAAAATTGAAGTTTCAGAGATTAAAGGAGATTGGGAGCGTTATAGTATTCAGTTAGTAGATAATCCAATAAAAGGCATTAAAAAAGCACTAATTATTGTTGGAAGTGATCGTCGCGGTACTGCCTACGGTATTTTAGAACTATCTAGAAAAATGGGTGTTTCTCCATGGGAATGGTGGGCAGATGTTACTCCAGGGAAAAAAGAAAATATTACTATTTCAATACAAAATGAAACATCGAAACGTCCTTCTGTAAAATATAGAGGTGTTTTTTTAAATGATGAAGATTGGGGTTTACAACGTTGGGCGGCCTTAAATTTTGAGCCAGAAACGGGAGATATGGGACCGAAAACCTATGCTAAGGTATTCGAGTTGTTATTGCGGTTAAGAGCTAATACTATTTGGCCTGCCATGCATTCTAGTACCAAGCCATTTTACTCATTTCCTAAAAATAAAATTGTGGCAGATAATTATGCTATAGTTATCGGAACATCTCACGCAGAGCCTATGTTGAGTAACATAAACACGGAATGGAATCATGATACCATGGGAGAATACCGATACGATACTAATTCGGAAACCATAAAAAAGTTATTTACAAAACGGGTTAAAGAAACGGCAGATTTTGATGGTATTTATACCACAGGTATGCGTGGTGAACACGATTCTCCTATGATTGTTGGAGAAGACGATACCGATGCCCAAGTGAAATTGTTAGAGCGTGTTATTACAGATCAGCGTGCTATTCTAAAAAAGGAAACAAAAAAGCATCCAAATACTATTCCGCAGGCCTTTGTACCGTATAAAGAAGTATTGAGTTATTACCAAAGCGGATTAAAATTACCAGAAGATATAACACTAGTATGGACCGATGATAATTACGGTTATATTCGCCAATTAAGTAACCCTGAAGAGCAAAAACGACCGGGAGGAGCTGGTGTTTATTATCATACCTCGTATTGGGGGCGTCCGCACGATTATCTTTGGTTAAACTCTACAAATCCTGTTTTAATGTGGGAAGAAATGTCTAAGGCATATCAATTTCAATCGCGTGATATTTGGATTTTAAATTGTGGAGATATCAAGCCGCACGAATACAATATCGAGCTATTTTTAGATATGGCTTGGAATATGGATGATTTCGAAAAAAGCAGTTCTGTAAAATCACACATGAACAATTGGGCAACTCGTGAATTTGGGAGCCACTCTGCAACCGAAATCACAAATGTGCTATTCGAAAATAATAGATTGGCATATATACGCCGTCCGGAATTTATGGCGTGGAGCCAAGTGGAGCCCGTTACTAAAGCAGGCGAAACGGAGCTAACGCAATATCATTATGGTGATGAGGTTTCAGTAAGAATTAAGAACTATCAAGATATTATTGATACAACAGAAAAACTGTATGAAAATATAGATGGGAATAGAAAAGATGCCTTTTTTCAATTAGTTTATTATCCCATAATTGGAGCTTCAAAACTTAATCAGAAATGGTTATATAACTTCAAAAATAAGTTTACAGCACAACAGGGCAGACAGAGTGCAAATTACTTTAGAGAACAATCTAACGCGGCTTTTCATCGTATAGAAAAAGAAACAGATTACTATAATACAAAACTTCAACAAGGTAAATGGAATCATATTATGACGATGGCTCCTCGATTTTTACCCGTTTTCTCTAAACCTGCCATGTCTCAAGTAGATACAAAAGAAAAAGCAAGTTTAGGCTTAGCTTTAGAAGGATATCAAATGGAAGTTAACGATGAAATTATTAATAGTTATGCCAATGTATTACCTGTTTTTAATAGCTACACAGATAGCAAATATTTTATTGATGTATTTGTAAAAGGTGAGGGGGAAGTTAATTGGGAAGCTACACCAAAGGCTGATTGGATTACACTATCAGAAAAAAAAGGAATGCTTAATGCTTATATAGGTGAAACTGAAAAACGTATTTGGGTAAGTATCGATTGGGCTAAAGTACCAAAAGGGGAAAATAAAAAAGAAGCACCTTTGGGTCATGATTTTCAATTAATTCCACCAAGTTTTAAAGTGAATAGTGCTATCGATTTTATTTCAAATGGAAAAACAACAAGCATAGGTGTTTCTGTTTATAATCCAGAGTTTGAATCTTTAAAAGACTATAACGGCTTTGTTGAAGATAAAGGTTATGTCTCTATTAATGCTGAAAATTTCACTAGAAAAAAAGACGGTAAAGAAGCACAGTGGCAAGTTTTTGAAGGTATTGGTTATACCAATAAAGTGATAACAGCTTTGCCTAGAGACACAAAGTCGATTACAGATATTGAAAAAATAAAAACAAATAGTGCCGTTTTAGAATACGATTTTTATACTTTTAATTTTGGAGAAGTAAGTGTGAATTTACAAGCTGTACCAACCCATGCACCACATGCCGGAATTGGAGTGCGTTGTGCCGTTTCTATAGATAATGCTGAGCCTGTAATAGTAGATTTTCAAACGTTTGGGCGCAGCGAAACATGGAAAGAGAATGTACTTAAAAATGCTACTGTAAAATCGGTTAAACAAATTGTAAATACCGCAGGAAAACATACATTAAAAATTTGGATGGTAGATGCAGGTGTTATGCTCGATCAAGTATTGATTGATTTGGGAGGTTGGAAAAAAAGTTATGCATTCCCTAAAGAAACAGTTAAAAAATAA